A window of the bacterium genome harbors these coding sequences:
- a CDS encoding TonB-dependent receptor, with the protein MKKKKTCLMVMAAMLLQFNVCAEETNTRIPSPETGQAQAIEKEANSEKLFAVVLPVVVVTAQKKEEDAFDVPAAITSLDSGRIEDLHIDDIADLSAVSPNVTIVDAGFSGSVSPVIRGFYTMNACGSATGIYLDGIYMGKFMSIPPILYDVERIEILKGPQGTLYGKNNMGGVINIISKPPVNEISGHISTKYGNFNNTITNGDISFPLINEKIFLKLGGYFKSFDGYFYNETLSRQTGGITAGAGNVAVKIKPSSSSEFDIKYEYWQKSEELYPFHSSPDMANKDPYTLYHNATGTHETIGHNGSFKSEFSIKNINIVNILGINKADSKFADMEMDYTASDIMLFGGENNDFSLNDELRIQTDMTDINLKWLLGLFVSYDDREQNLGAVYGKDSCSPYFPYATMEGNGFMDNYSLSTLTGSAFGELTYTLFNRLGLTAGLRCDYDTKKTEIQTMSSYMGETVFTGEKYNESADYQALSPKFAIAYNIDDIAKPFISVTRGYQAGGINTYSHISGKIKYDPEYSWNYEAGIKSRLFNQRLSVNANIFYAEWKDQQVNVYFGPTDYGIQNAALSVVYGVELETQALIADGLTIDASGGYNKSTLREFEITTYNFMTNQMEKKDLKGKSQAFTPLYTGLIGIQYAKEIMHSDKLSYKPIIRGELKYTGEQYYSVDNSMKNSGYALFNAHIGLGINNFEFMFWMKNILDKRYFQFAYDLTGMNSVLMGAPRTFGGKVSYKF; encoded by the coding sequence ATGAAGAAAAAGAAAACATGCTTAATGGTAATGGCAGCTATGCTGCTGCAATTTAATGTGTGTGCCGAAGAAACAAATACCCGGATACCATCACCGGAAACCGGGCAGGCGCAGGCAATTGAAAAAGAAGCTAACTCAGAAAAATTGTTCGCTGTCGTGCTGCCGGTTGTCGTGGTAACCGCCCAGAAAAAAGAAGAAGATGCTTTTGATGTGCCGGCCGCGATAACCTCGCTTGATTCCGGACGTATTGAGGATTTACATATAGATGATATTGCGGATTTATCAGCAGTAAGTCCGAATGTAACTATAGTAGATGCCGGATTTTCAGGATCGGTATCGCCTGTGATTCGGGGATTCTACACGATGAATGCCTGTGGATCGGCCACCGGGATTTATTTAGACGGCATATATATGGGCAAGTTTATGTCAATCCCGCCGATTTTATACGACGTGGAAAGGATTGAGATATTAAAAGGCCCGCAGGGAACTTTATACGGCAAAAACAATATGGGGGGCGTAATCAATATAATTTCAAAACCTCCGGTTAATGAAATTAGCGGACATATTAGCACTAAATATGGAAATTTTAATAATACTATTACCAATGGAGATATATCCTTCCCGCTGATAAATGAAAAAATATTTTTAAAACTCGGAGGGTATTTCAAGTCTTTTGACGGATATTTTTATAATGAAACGCTTAGCAGGCAAACCGGGGGAATTACAGCAGGTGCGGGTAATGTGGCTGTAAAAATCAAGCCGTCTTCTTCAAGTGAGTTTGATATAAAATATGAATACTGGCAAAAGTCAGAGGAGTTATACCCTTTTCATTCCTCGCCGGATATGGCAAATAAAGATCCGTATACGCTATACCATAATGCAACAGGTACTCATGAAACTATTGGCCATAACGGATCATTCAAGTCTGAATTTTCAATAAAAAATATTAATATTGTCAATATTCTGGGAATTAATAAAGCTGACAGCAAATTTGCTGATATGGAAATGGATTATACTGCGAGTGATATTATGTTATTCGGTGGAGAGAATAACGATTTTTCCTTAAATGATGAGCTGCGAATTCAAACTGATATGACAGATATAAATCTAAAATGGCTGCTGGGATTATTTGTTTCCTATGATGACCGGGAACAGAACTTGGGAGCAGTATATGGGAAAGATTCATGTAGTCCCTATTTTCCTTACGCTACTATGGAAGGCAATGGGTTTATGGATAATTATTCCCTCTCAACATTAACCGGTTCGGCTTTTGGCGAACTTACCTATACTTTATTTAACCGGCTGGGATTAACAGCAGGGCTAAGGTGTGACTATGATACTAAAAAAACAGAAATCCAAACTATGAGTAGCTATATGGGCGAAACAGTATTTACAGGGGAAAAATATAATGAATCAGCGGATTATCAGGCTCTGTCGCCTAAATTTGCCATAGCCTATAATATTGACGATATTGCAAAACCCTTTATCAGTGTTACCCGGGGCTATCAAGCCGGTGGCATAAACACCTATAGTCATATTTCGGGAAAAATTAAATATGATCCTGAATATAGCTGGAACTATGAAGCAGGAATTAAATCAAGGCTTTTTAACCAAAGGCTTTCAGTAAATGCGAATATATTTTATGCAGAGTGGAAGGATCAGCAGGTGAATGTTTATTTCGGCCCGACGGACTATGGGATACAGAATGCCGCTTTATCCGTGGTTTATGGCGTGGAACTTGAGACCCAGGCATTAATAGCTGATGGTCTGACTATTGATGCCTCAGGCGGGTACAATAAATCAACTCTAAGAGAGTTTGAGATAACAACTTATAACTTTATGACCAATCAAATGGAGAAAAAAGACTTAAAGGGTAAATCACAGGCTTTTACTCCGTTATATACCGGGCTGATTGGTATTCAATATGCGAAAGAAATCATGCATTCGGATAAGCTGTCGTACAAACCCATTATTAGAGGTGAACTTAAATATACCGGAGAACAATATTATAGTGTGGACAACTCGATGAAAAATTCGGGTTATGCGCTTTTTAATGCTCATATTGGACTGGGTATCAATAATTTTGAGTTTATGTTCTGGATGAAAAATATTTTAGATAAAAGGTATTTTCAATTTGCCTATGATCTGACGGGTATGAATAGTGTTTTAATGGGAGCGCCAAGAACATTTGGAGGTAAGGTTTCCTATAAATTTTGA